Proteins encoded in a region of the Planococcus citri chromosome 1, ihPlaCitr1.1, whole genome shotgun sequence genome:
- the LOC135833322 gene encoding uncharacterized protein LOC135833322, whose protein sequence is MSSADLNDTHHNILKRTEGYNYHTFFPIVGKQDEKTIKLKFKVLAESDAHLLLSPCKHPDIGSPVYEIVLGARNNTYSTIRQCQQGDDEATTDSEESLVSPDDWRKFWIKIKKNKIKIGRNGKKAFLKWKDSKCMPINYFSVSSYNGAVALWILPCFKNKDS, encoded by the exons ATGAGCAGCGCag ATCTCAATGACACACAtcacaatattttaaaaagaacaGAGGGATATAATTACCATACTTTTTTCCCCATCGTCGGTaaacaagatgaaaaaacaatcaaactgaaatttaaagtGCTGGCCGAAAGTGACGCGCACTTACTGTTATCACCGTGTAAACATCCAGATATAGGATCACCAGTTTACGAGATCGTCTTAGGTGCAAGAAATAACACATATTCGACCATCAGACAATGTCAGCAAGGAGATGACGAAGCGACGACTGATTCAGAAGAATCGTTAGTGTCACCTGATGATTGGCGCAAGTTTTGGattaaaatcaagaaaaataaaataaaaataggaagGAATGGCAAGAAggcttttttgaaatggaaagaTTCGAAATGCATGCCGATCAATTATTTTAGCGTTTCTAGTTATAATGGAGCAGTTGCTTTATGGATTTTACCTTGTTTTAAGAATAAAGATTCTTAA